The Paramisgurnus dabryanus chromosome 17, PD_genome_1.1, whole genome shotgun sequence genome includes the window GCCAATAACGGTACATGTCTTTGAGACAGTTTATTAGACTATTTACAATATATAATTACATAAGTAGCAGCTTATGTACCTGAAACGCAGATACTTGGGGACAACCTTCAGCCAGCGTTCATCCAGAATAATTTCGGCCAGCCTCTCATGTGCCACTGAACCACTCTCAATCCAATCCTTCTCTCTGCTGTCAAGCAAGGGGCCATGTTGACACTCACCAAGGGCCCATGTGTGTTCTCCTGTGACATGGTGAAGGAGTCCCACCCACATGTCCTGtggaaaaacatttacaaactGAATTTAAATTCTAAGTGCAGAAACAAGTCACAACTAGATTTTGCACAGACAAAAATGAAAACacagaatttttagtttttaaaagtGATATTTGGACTAAAGCATTATATATGTGATTGAATGCCATAActaataacaaatatacataatatatgttACAAAATGTGTAGATCAAATACCCAGTATATGAGTTATTGCATTTTTAACCCTATAAACTAAAATGAGTGATGACATAAGTTAGTTGATTTTATATAatgaacaataaaaaaaaatctaaatattgaaacTGAATAAAGCAACAAAAAATACAATACTTACAATGAACTCTTCATAGGTATCTGCAGTCTTACAGCAGTACCAAAAGTGGTTGCAAATGTCTTTATTCCAAATCTGGAGAATGGCACACCCCTTTTGCTGCCCTGCCTGGATgcataaacaattttttttgtgatatgtaAACTATGATTATGTCAACATAATTGATGtagattaataaaaaataaaaaagcatggGAGGGTGCTGGTATGCAAGGTTTTTTTGTGATCAGATAAAATGTGATCACTGATGGAGATTTCTTATACTTACGGCATGAATTTTTTTGCACAAGTTTTTGGACCCATGCCAGACGTCCAGTGTGTGGTGGACTCCGCTGTCTTTGTATTTTCCTTTGTCTGAAGGACAAAAGCAGAAATTTAATGCATACttcaaaataacacaaaacaatatcATGTCATAATCATAGCGGTGTGTTTTGTCTGTAATGACTGTAGAGATCTTGATAGTTTCACCAAAACATAAAGATTACAGTAAAGATACTTACTGAAGAGGGCTGATATTTGGGAATGAGCATCAGTACAAATTTCTGTCAAGTTTATTTCTTGACGGAGTGTCTCAAAGGTCCGCTGAAAGCCCTCCTTCTCCATGATAACGGAGTTCCTCTGTGTCTCCCTCTTGTCGATATTGACCATGTAGATTATGTGCTTGGAATCATTTTCCATGGTTGTGTATGTGCAATACTGTGCACAGAATCCAGGACTGTCCATCCGAGCATCACCTTTTATAAGAGAAAGCAAAAGAGCTAACTATACTGTTCAACAATGACATGCTCATTTTATACATATACAACTGCAAAAAAACACTAGGCAACCGTAGATGAGGTTAGCTCTGTATAAGAAAGGCCCATATCttttattcatatatatatatatatatatatatatatatatatatatatatatatatatatatatatatatatatatatatataatataatattatattatattatattatattatattatattatattatatatatatatatatatatatatattttttttttttttttaagcaaacaACACTAAATTTTTTACATCAACTTGTCTGGTTCCATTTTACCAAGTGATGTGTAGTTACACGTAATTATGTGTAGGGTTGTCACCATGAGAGTGGTGCTGATGGTCGTTGACCCACACTGCCACCCTTTGAGTCAATACGGTCACATGAGGCAAGATGTGAAAAGGGGTTACATAGCAATCTGGACCTCTTTCTACGAGGTTGCACTACCATTCACACCTTGCCTCTTGTTATTGCATGGTGGATCAACAACCATCTTGTGAAACATTCTATATTCTTATTTAGCACATATActgtttatttgtgtgtgtatgtaaacTCACCTAGGGCGACAATAGGCCCTTTAGACTGTAGCTGGGCAATGATTTCAGCTCTCTTCTCATTCCAGAACTCCTTTATGGTGTCCACACAGTAGGAGTCTTGTATTCGAAAAAAAGACGACCTCTCCACCATCCCCATATTCATGAATTTAAAGAGAAGGGAAATCTTGGCATAGTTGTTGCCAGACAGCAGTATGTTACAGGCCAACATAAAGTCCCCAGCAAgcattgcatatttaaaaaagggCTGTGAAGACCATTTCCAAACAGTGTGACCGTTACGACATATCTGAAGAggacatattttgaaaaagaaagtttaaaaaTAGATTTAGTCTATATTACACATCTaaaacattcaaaaatattcaaaacTTGTTATCAAAACAATAATGCAAGTTCAGACTCACCCATTCCACAATTGCAGCTGTACCCCTGGAATGGATGTTGACCTCAAATGGTTTATGTGCCCCACACTCTACATTTGTGTTTGTGTCCTTAGCAGTACATATGTTCACAGGTAGAACAAGATATTCTGCAAGCAGCTTCAGACAACTGTGGTATGTTATAGATGCTGGCTGGCCAATAATA containing:
- the LOC135735438 gene encoding uncharacterized protein gives rise to the protein MHFQQLVWRTLCSVHDTEDNSQDPTIADMHPIPETAKVLVEDDIIGQPASITYHSCLKLLAEYLVLPVNICTAKDTNTNVECGAHKPFEVNIHSRGTAAIVEWICRNGHTVWKWSSQPFFKYAMLAGDFMLACNILLSGNNYAKISLLFKFMNMGMVERSSFFRIQDSYCVDTIKEFWNEKRAEIIAQLQSKGPIVALGDARMDSPGFCAQYCTYTTMENDSKHIIYMVNIDKRETQRNSVIMEKEGFQRTFETLRQEINLTEICTDAHSQISALFNKGKYKDSGVHHTLDVWHGSKNLCKKIHAAGQQKGCAILQIWNKDICNHFWYCCKTADTYEEFIDMWVGLLHHVTGEHTWALGECQHGPLLDSREKDWIESGSVAHERLAEIILDERWLKVVPKYLRFRSTADLESFHNHVLMYASKRFSFSPPVYAARTMLAGLDYNHHVHRPAMRKADGTILYSKLYNKKSRKWRLYSLKVKKDYSYIADLQRAILLRRLSANKGMARSRTRRPVDPRQHGVLSGAPAPSTQELLQIQVSRGSGQLLPKQ